The following proteins come from a genomic window of Anopheles ziemanni chromosome 3, idAnoZiCoDA_A2_x.2, whole genome shotgun sequence:
- the LOC131289317 gene encoding ras-related C3 botulinum toxin substrate 1 has product MSSGRPIKCVVVGDGTVGKTCMLISYTTDSFPGEYVPTVFDNYSAPMVVDGVQVSLGLWDTAGQEDYDRLRPLSYPQTDVFLICYSVASPSSFENVTSKWYPEIKHHCPDAPIILVGTKIDLREDRETISVLAEQGLSALKREQGQKLANKIRAVKYMECSALTQRGLKQVFDEAVRAVLRPEPLKRRQRKCVVM; this is encoded by the exons ATGTCATCCGGAAGGCCGATCAAATGTGTCGTCGTGGGCGACGGCACGGTAGGCAAGACGTGCATGCTGATCAGCTACACGACCGACAGCTTTCCCGGCGAATATGTGCCCACGGT GTTCGACAATTACTCCGCACCGATGGTCGTGGACGGGGTGCAGGTATCGCTAGGGCTGTGGGATACGGCCGGTCAGGAAGATTACGACCGGCTGAGGCCACTCTCCTACCCGCAAACCGACGTGTTTCTCATATGCTACAGCGTGGCAAGCCCGTCGTCGTTCGAAAACGTTACTTCCAAATGGTACCCTGAGATAAAACACCACTGTCCCGATGCACCAATTATTCTAGTCG GCACCAAAATCGATCTGCGGGAGGACCGCGAAACAATCAGCGTGCTGGCGGAGCAGGGCCTTTCCGCCCTGAAGCGCGAACAGGGACAAAAACTAGCGAATAAGATACGGGCGGTAAAGTACATGGAATGTTCGGCACTGACCCAGCGAGGCCTAAAGCAGGTATTCGACGAGGCGGTACGGGCCGTGCTCAGACCGGAACCTTTGAAACGACGTCAACGAAAATGTGTTGTGATGTAG